A genomic segment from Streptomyces sp. NBC_01233 encodes:
- a CDS encoding GntR family transcriptional regulator: protein MPSPSRGGGPAVMPKYQRIAAALRRDLERAARTPGGRLPSERSLAARYEVNRQTIRAALQHLREDGLVVTGRRGTRPAVTVLAVPAAAGPGSEPAVEPAAVRPASAVPASTRSRLTLVTVPPSLAGLLGMAGGEHTLVHHHRERGPAGETLRDAVTYFSPGTVARDPELAGYRNRVATLRDDDLIRLRRWLDRAAAGGRVAETITMTRTTHPPAASPACGLTVRRTLHDASGRLLAVTDLAFPTWDRLTFHRDRRDPATTGFRVT from the coding sequence ATGCCCTCCCCTTCGCGGGGCGGCGGCCCGGCCGTCATGCCCAAGTACCAGCGGATCGCCGCAGCACTGCGCCGCGATCTCGAGCGCGCCGCACGCACCCCCGGAGGCAGACTGCCCTCCGAGCGCAGCCTGGCCGCCCGTTACGAGGTCAACCGGCAGACCATCCGGGCCGCCCTCCAGCACCTGCGCGAGGACGGCCTGGTCGTCACCGGCCGCCGCGGCACCCGACCCGCCGTCACCGTCCTGGCGGTCCCCGCCGCGGCCGGGCCCGGGAGTGAGCCCGCGGTCGAGCCGGCGGCCGTGCGACCCGCTTCCGCCGTGCCCGCCTCCACCCGGAGCCGGCTCACCCTCGTCACCGTCCCGCCCTCGCTCGCCGGGTTGCTCGGCATGGCCGGCGGGGAACACACCCTGGTCCATCACCACCGCGAACGCGGCCCGGCCGGGGAGACCCTCCGTGACGCCGTCACGTACTTCAGCCCGGGCACCGTCGCGCGGGACCCCGAGCTGGCGGGCTACCGCAACCGGGTGGCGACGCTCCGTGACGACGACCTCATCCGGCTGCGGCGCTGGCTCGACCGCGCCGCGGCGGGCGGCCGGGTCGCCGAGACCATCACCATGACCCGCACCACCCACCCGCCGGCCGCTTCCCCGGCCTGCGGCCTCACGGTGCGCCGCACCCTGCACGACGCCTCGGGCCGGCTGCTGGCCGTCACCGACCTGGCCTTCCCCACGTGGGACCGCCTGACCTTCCACCGCGACCGCCGGGACCCCGCGACCACCGGCTTCCGAGTCACGTAG
- a CDS encoding class I SAM-dependent methyltransferase, with protein MTETSDLTSVRASYDAVAVDYARLVGTELARKPLDRAVLAAFAEYVRGDRVRGDGGRGGRAVADLGCGPGRVTAHLDGLGVRAFGIDLSPAMVAVARRTYPGLRFEVGSMAALDIADGVLGGVLAWYSTVHTPPAELPSVFAEFARVLAPGGYALIAFKAGDERIRLEHAYGHPFELDVYWTPPDLIAGLLAGAGLAEVARLVREPDACEKSPQGFLMARKG; from the coding sequence ATGACGGAGACCTCGGACCTGACCTCGGTGAGGGCGTCGTACGACGCCGTCGCCGTCGACTACGCCCGGCTCGTCGGCACGGAACTGGCCAGGAAGCCACTGGACCGGGCCGTGCTGGCCGCCTTTGCCGAGTACGTGCGCGGCGACCGCGTGCGCGGCGACGGGGGCCGCGGCGGGCGGGCGGTCGCCGACCTGGGCTGCGGACCGGGCCGGGTGACGGCGCATCTGGACGGGCTCGGCGTACGGGCCTTCGGCATCGACCTGTCCCCGGCGATGGTGGCGGTGGCCCGTCGGACGTACCCGGGGCTGCGGTTCGAGGTGGGGTCGATGGCCGCGCTGGACATCGCCGACGGGGTGCTCGGCGGCGTCCTGGCCTGGTACTCCACCGTGCACACCCCGCCCGCGGAACTGCCCTCGGTGTTCGCGGAGTTCGCCCGGGTGCTGGCGCCGGGCGGCTACGCCCTGATCGCCTTCAAGGCGGGCGACGAGAGGATCCGGCTGGAGCACGCCTACGGGCATCCGTTCGAGCTCGACGTGTACTGGACGCCGCCCGACCTGATCGCGGGCCTGCTGGCCGGGGCCGGACTGGCCGAGGTGGCCCGTCTGGTCCGCGAACCGGACGCCTGCGAGAAGTCGCCCCAGGGCTTCCTGATGGCGCGCAAGGGGTGA
- a CDS encoding IucA/IucC family protein, protein MDRMESVDLNAAADAYAATPLLNCLLRETADPVEPTGPGRPAEEYGAGGAVGVGIHRLRGSGRLLRVCGGRRPVRPELRTAAGWHPLGHAELVKLVSDELGRYTGVPNDELPVEITDSRDAIAALLAARAGAEVPQDPYVLSEQSLVMGHPHHPAPKARGGAPAGSWLPYAPEAHARFPLVFLGLREDQTAEEGGPAVSGAIDSLADALDGPRAPAGYRLLPAHPWQLDLVGDRPAVREALADGRLLRLGEGRRPVWPTASIRTLYVPEPAADLFVKFSLDVRITNDVRRLWRHDLLKLRRTDAAVEAGFAALRRTGSDAAWLADRGYRTASFAFEELAVLVRDGLHGHTLPGATPLLAAALAEGYAGSPPNGATDPVRWWRAYLRQVVPPVLELFARHGVVLEAHLQNTLVAVDPEGVPVQALFRDAEGVKLLPDLPRADAWQRLVYCLVVNHLAEIAGTLAGRYPDISPLLWPAVREELLRYDATRGLPEIAELLAAPTLPAKTNLLLRWTRADGADARYLPLPNPLRN, encoded by the coding sequence ATGGACCGAATGGAATCAGTGGACCTCAACGCCGCCGCCGACGCGTACGCCGCCACCCCGCTCCTGAACTGCCTGCTGCGGGAGACGGCCGATCCCGTCGAACCCACCGGGCCCGGCCGCCCCGCCGAAGAGTACGGCGCGGGCGGGGCGGTGGGCGTGGGAATCCACCGGCTGCGCGGCAGCGGGCGGCTCCTCCGGGTGTGCGGCGGACGCCGGCCGGTGCGCCCGGAACTGCGTACGGCCGCCGGCTGGCATCCGCTCGGCCACGCCGAACTGGTCAAGCTCGTCTCCGACGAACTGGGCCGGTACACCGGCGTCCCCAACGACGAGCTCCCGGTGGAGATCACCGACAGCCGGGACGCGATCGCCGCGCTGCTGGCCGCCCGGGCCGGGGCCGAGGTCCCGCAGGACCCGTACGTCCTTTCCGAGCAGTCCCTGGTGATGGGCCACCCCCACCACCCCGCCCCCAAGGCCAGAGGCGGGGCCCCGGCCGGAAGCTGGCTGCCGTACGCGCCGGAGGCCCACGCCCGCTTCCCGCTGGTCTTCCTCGGGCTGCGCGAGGACCAGACCGCCGAGGAGGGCGGCCCGGCCGTCTCCGGCGCGATCGACTCCCTGGCAGACGCCCTCGACGGGCCGCGGGCCCCGGCCGGCTACCGGCTCCTGCCCGCCCACCCCTGGCAGCTCGACCTGGTGGGCGACCGGCCCGCGGTGCGGGAGGCCCTCGCCGACGGGCGGCTGCTGCGGCTCGGAGAGGGCCGCCGGCCCGTCTGGCCCACCGCCTCGATCCGGACCCTGTACGTACCGGAACCGGCGGCCGACCTCTTCGTGAAGTTCAGCCTCGACGTCCGCATCACCAACGACGTGCGCCGGCTGTGGCGGCACGACCTGCTGAAACTGCGCCGCACCGACGCGGCCGTCGAGGCCGGTTTCGCCGCGCTGCGCCGCACCGGCTCGGACGCGGCCTGGCTGGCCGACCGCGGCTACCGCACCGCCTCCTTCGCCTTCGAGGAGCTCGCCGTCCTCGTCCGTGACGGCCTGCACGGCCACACCCTGCCCGGGGCCACCCCGCTGCTGGCCGCCGCGCTCGCCGAGGGGTACGCCGGGAGCCCGCCGAACGGCGCCACCGACCCCGTCCGCTGGTGGCGGGCGTACCTGCGCCAGGTCGTGCCGCCCGTGCTGGAGCTGTTCGCCCGGCACGGCGTCGTGCTGGAGGCCCACCTGCAGAACACCCTGGTCGCTGTCGACCCGGAGGGCGTGCCCGTGCAGGCCCTCTTCCGGGACGCGGAAGGCGTGAAGCTGCTGCCGGACCTGCCGCGCGCGGACGCCTGGCAGCGCCTGGTCTACTGCCTGGTCGTCAACCACCTGGCGGAGATCGCGGGGACACTGGCCGGACGGTATCCGGACATCTCGCCGCTGTTGTGGCCCGCCGTACGGGAGGAGCTCCTGCGCTACGACGCCACGCGCGGGCTGCCCGAGATCGCGGAGCTGCTCGCCGCCCCGACCTTGCCGGCCAAGACCAACCTGCTGCTGCGCTGGACGCGGGCGGACGGCGCGGACGCCCGCTACCTGCCCCTGCCCAACCCGCTGCGGAACTAA
- a CDS encoding HXXEE domain-containing protein has translation MNASSIPRSAVTLGLLAAWTVHDLEEVATVARWTRTRVPVLRERHPRVPDRVWRSMEAVDGREFATAVGVMAVVVAAASADGHRTGGRSAFYQASLNGFGLHGLVHLAQAAATRGYTPGVVTSPLLVVPFTLWARGRLRRDGVLRPTRARDVVQGLALAGAATVASHAVARRILRATTAR, from the coding sequence ATGAACGCATCCTCGATACCGCGCAGCGCCGTCACCCTCGGACTGCTCGCCGCCTGGACCGTGCACGACCTCGAAGAAGTGGCCACCGTGGCACGCTGGACCCGTACCCGGGTCCCGGTGCTGCGCGAGCGCCACCCCCGCGTCCCCGACCGGGTCTGGCGCAGCATGGAAGCCGTGGACGGCCGCGAGTTCGCCACCGCGGTCGGCGTGATGGCCGTCGTCGTCGCGGCCGCCTCCGCCGACGGCCACCGCACCGGCGGGCGCTCGGCCTTCTACCAGGCCTCCCTGAACGGCTTCGGCCTGCACGGCCTCGTCCACCTCGCGCAGGCCGCCGCGACCCGCGGCTACACGCCCGGCGTGGTCACCTCGCCGCTGCTCGTGGTCCCCTTCACCCTGTGGGCGCGCGGCCGGCTGCGCCGCGACGGGGTCCTGCGGCCCACCCGGGCGCGCGACGTGGTCCAGGGCCTGGCGCTCGCCGGGGCGGCCACCGTGGCCTCGCACGCCGTGGCCCGGAGGATCCTCCGGGCCACGACCGCGCGCTAG
- a CDS encoding ABC transporter permease/substrate binding protein encodes MPRLHLGAWVDSGVDFLQSHLSWLFDAISALVTGLYDGIDAVLSAPAPLLFAGILAVGSWWLRGLLAGLLAFAGLALIDSVDLWSDAMSTLSLVLVATLVTLVFAIPLGIWASRSDRVSALLRPVLDFMQTMPAMVYLIPGIIFFGVGVVPGIIATIIFSLPPGVRMTELGIRQVDAELVEAAEAFGTTPRDTLVRVQLPLALPTIMAGINQVIMLGLSMVVIAGMVGGGGLGGAVYRAIGNVDIGLGFEAGISIVILAMYLDRMTGALGRQVSPLGRRALAKARAAATGAAKVWNHRPRPAHALSGAVVLALVAGGLSTFGGSTAEDGPAGAANIGKGRTVSVGYIPWDEGIASTFLWKELLERRGFKVDARQLEAGALYTGLAGGQLDFQTDSWLPVTHAQYWEKYGNKLEDLGSWYGPTSLELSVPSYMKDVRSLADLKGKAGQFKGRIIGIEPSAGAMSILKDKVLKEYGLEGEYQVVDGSTPGMLAELKRAYEKKEPVAVVLWSPHWAYSTYELTKLEDPKGAWGKGDGIHTLARKGFAADEPEVARWLSSFKLTEEQLTSLEAKIQDTGKGKEQEAVRAWLADHPEVDELA; translated from the coding sequence ATGCCCCGCCTGCACCTCGGCGCCTGGGTCGACAGCGGTGTCGACTTCCTCCAGAGCCACCTGTCCTGGCTGTTCGACGCCATCAGCGCGCTCGTGACCGGACTCTACGACGGCATCGACGCCGTTCTCTCCGCCCCCGCCCCGCTGCTCTTCGCGGGCATCCTCGCGGTCGGATCCTGGTGGCTGCGCGGGCTCCTCGCGGGCCTGCTGGCCTTCGCCGGCCTCGCGCTCATCGACTCCGTCGACCTGTGGTCCGACGCGATGTCCACGCTCTCCCTCGTCCTGGTCGCGACCCTCGTCACGCTGGTCTTCGCGATCCCGCTCGGCATCTGGGCCTCCAGATCCGACCGGGTCAGCGCCCTTCTGCGGCCCGTCCTGGACTTCATGCAGACCATGCCGGCCATGGTCTACCTCATCCCCGGGATCATCTTCTTCGGGGTGGGCGTGGTGCCCGGCATCATCGCCACCATCATCTTCTCGCTGCCGCCGGGCGTACGGATGACCGAGCTCGGCATCCGCCAGGTCGACGCGGAACTCGTCGAGGCCGCGGAGGCCTTCGGCACCACCCCGCGCGACACCCTCGTCCGCGTGCAGCTGCCCCTGGCCCTGCCGACGATCATGGCGGGCATCAACCAGGTCATCATGCTCGGCCTGTCCATGGTCGTCATCGCCGGCATGGTCGGCGGCGGCGGACTCGGCGGCGCCGTGTACCGCGCCATCGGCAACGTCGACATCGGCCTCGGCTTCGAGGCGGGCATCTCCATCGTCATCCTGGCCATGTACCTCGACCGGATGACCGGGGCGCTCGGCCGCCAGGTCTCGCCGCTCGGCCGGCGCGCCCTGGCCAAGGCGAGGGCCGCGGCCACCGGCGCGGCCAAGGTGTGGAACCACCGCCCCCGGCCCGCCCACGCCCTCAGCGGCGCCGTCGTGCTCGCCCTCGTCGCGGGCGGCCTCAGCACCTTCGGCGGCTCCACCGCCGAGGACGGACCGGCAGGCGCCGCGAACATCGGCAAGGGCCGCACGGTCTCCGTCGGATACATCCCGTGGGACGAGGGCATCGCCTCCACCTTCCTGTGGAAGGAGCTGCTGGAGCGGCGGGGCTTCAAGGTCGACGCCCGCCAGCTGGAGGCCGGAGCCCTCTACACAGGCCTGGCCGGCGGCCAGCTCGACTTCCAGACCGACTCCTGGCTGCCCGTCACGCACGCGCAGTACTGGGAGAAGTACGGGAACAAGCTGGAGGACCTCGGCTCCTGGTACGGCCCCACCTCCCTGGAGCTGTCCGTGCCCTCGTACATGAAGGACGTCCGCTCGCTCGCCGACCTCAAGGGCAAGGCCGGTCAGTTCAAGGGCCGCATCATCGGCATCGAGCCGAGCGCCGGAGCCATGTCCATCCTGAAGGACAAGGTCCTGAAGGAGTACGGCCTCGAAGGCGAGTACCAGGTCGTCGACGGCTCCACCCCCGGCATGCTCGCCGAGCTCAAGCGGGCCTACGAGAAGAAGGAGCCCGTGGCGGTCGTGCTGTGGTCCCCGCACTGGGCGTACTCCACGTACGAGCTGACCAAGCTGGAGGACCCGAAGGGCGCCTGGGGCAAGGGCGACGGGATCCACACCCTGGCCCGCAAGGGCTTCGCCGCAGACGAGCCCGAAGTGGCCCGCTGGCTGAGCTCGTTCAAGCTCACCGAGGAGCAGCTGACCAGCCTGGAGGCGAAGATCCAGGACACTGGGAAGGGCAAGGAGCAGGAAGCGGTCCGCGCCTGGCTGGCGGACCACCCCGAGGTCGACGAGCTCGCCTGA
- a CDS encoding IucA/IucC family siderophore biosynthesis protein encodes MYFPSSPAEEAVAAELAGVRPSLGPGYAAALSGARAAVLTRLWRALAFEPLPWVVGRERGPDGLTLLLAGGARLEGPLPDPYATEPYVSELLLDGRAYGQAAPLVTALGPAHGKEFAAEVDGSTASLALSRAGQPPAGKDSAPGATWEWEQRVVDGHPYHPNCRSRPGFSVAEQLAYAPEHRPVVELGLVAVPAEKCLVTGDWPESLQDAGRILVPVHPWQAARVLRHERVRPGFAAHPLMALRTLAPADGGPHVKTALSARLTSSVRDISVYSIETAAAVSAFAQGLCERLDGRLHITRTLGAATAHTPDLAAVLREPPEVHADAGAGERVLPVAALASFPPARSAAWRADFARLALSVCLRVLELGVALEAHGQNLLVVLSATGAPIRLVYRDLADMRISPARLVRHGLPVPPLSGRLITDDVTVLRRKLFGSMLTGALGATAGSAGAFAEALAEVSSLPATADTEALLTGPLPTKALTLMRLSPGIPGDQWAELPNPLAGG; translated from the coding sequence ATGTACTTTCCCTCCTCCCCGGCCGAAGAGGCCGTCGCCGCCGAACTGGCCGGTGTACGGCCCTCGCTCGGGCCCGGGTACGCCGCCGCCCTGAGCGGCGCCCGGGCGGCCGTGCTGACCCGGCTGTGGCGGGCGCTGGCCTTCGAACCGCTGCCCTGGGTCGTGGGCCGGGAGCGGGGGCCGGACGGCCTGACGCTCCTGCTGGCCGGCGGCGCCCGGCTGGAGGGTCCGCTGCCCGATCCGTACGCGACCGAGCCGTACGTGAGCGAACTGCTGCTCGACGGCCGGGCCTACGGGCAGGCCGCGCCGCTGGTCACGGCACTGGGGCCGGCGCACGGGAAGGAGTTCGCCGCCGAAGTCGACGGCAGTACGGCCTCCCTCGCACTCTCCCGGGCCGGCCAGCCGCCCGCCGGGAAGGATTCCGCCCCGGGGGCCACCTGGGAGTGGGAGCAGCGGGTGGTGGACGGCCATCCGTACCATCCGAACTGCCGTTCCCGGCCGGGCTTCTCGGTGGCCGAGCAGCTGGCGTACGCGCCCGAGCACCGCCCGGTGGTGGAGCTCGGCCTCGTCGCCGTACCGGCTGAAAAGTGCCTGGTCACCGGGGACTGGCCGGAGTCGCTGCAGGACGCGGGGCGGATCCTGGTCCCGGTGCATCCGTGGCAGGCGGCGCGCGTACTGCGGCACGAGCGCGTGCGGCCGGGCTTCGCGGCGCACCCGCTGATGGCCCTGCGCACGCTGGCGCCCGCCGACGGCGGCCCTCACGTGAAGACGGCGCTGAGCGCCCGGCTGACCTCCTCCGTACGGGACATCTCCGTCTACTCCATCGAGACTGCGGCGGCCGTGTCCGCCTTCGCCCAGGGCCTGTGCGAGCGGCTCGACGGCAGGCTGCACATCACCCGCACCCTGGGCGCGGCGACCGCTCACACTCCGGACCTGGCGGCCGTGCTGCGCGAGCCGCCGGAGGTCCACGCGGACGCCGGCGCCGGTGAGCGGGTGCTCCCGGTGGCGGCCCTGGCCTCCTTCCCGCCGGCGCGCTCGGCGGCCTGGCGGGCGGACTTCGCCCGTCTCGCGCTCTCGGTCTGCCTGCGGGTGCTGGAGCTGGGGGTGGCCCTGGAGGCCCACGGCCAGAACCTCCTCGTCGTCCTCTCGGCCACTGGCGCCCCGATCCGGCTGGTCTACCGCGACCTCGCCGACATGCGGATCAGCCCGGCCCGGCTCGTCCGGCACGGCCTGCCGGTGCCACCGCTGTCCGGCAGGCTGATCACCGACGACGTGACCGTACTGCGGCGCAAGCTGTTCGGGTCCATGCTGACGGGGGCGCTCGGCGCCACAGCGGGCTCGGCCGGGGCCTTCGCCGAGGCCCTCGCCGAGGTCTCCTCGCTGCCGGCGACCGCCGACACCGAGGCCCTGCTGACCGGGCCGCTGCCCACCAAGGCGCTCACCCTGATGCGGCTGAGCCCCGGCATCCCCGGCGATCAGTGGGCGGAACTGCCCAATCCGCTGGCCGGAGGGTGA
- a CDS encoding quaternary amine ABC transporter ATP-binding protein, protein MSTLQAEHVYKVFGRRPDDAVRALESGTDRNELRADGTTAAVIDASFSVEPGQIFVVMGLSGSGKSTLLRMLNGLLEPTAGRILFGGQDLTALSAGELRRVRSTKISMVFQHFALFPHRNVLENAGYGLEVQGVPRAERDRRAAEALALCGLEGWEKSWPDELSGGMQQRVGLARALATDADLLLMDESFSALDPLIRRDMQDQLLELQQRFKKTIVFITHDLNEAMRIGDGIAVMRDGRIVQQGTAEDILIRPADDYVASFIQDVDRSRVLTADAVMDEPDADADACGCPTVHGDTPLADLCAVSARVPHAVAVTDAEGAVVGSVPQDRLIAFLGDEQRPPMACAEVAA, encoded by the coding sequence GTGTCCACGCTCCAAGCCGAGCACGTCTACAAGGTGTTCGGAAGACGACCCGACGACGCGGTCCGCGCACTCGAAAGCGGCACCGACCGCAACGAGTTGCGTGCCGACGGCACCACGGCCGCAGTGATCGACGCCTCGTTCAGCGTCGAACCCGGCCAGATCTTCGTCGTCATGGGTCTGTCGGGGTCCGGCAAGTCCACGCTGCTGCGCATGCTGAACGGACTGCTGGAGCCCACCGCGGGACGCATCCTCTTCGGGGGCCAGGACCTCACCGCCCTCAGCGCGGGCGAGCTGCGCCGCGTACGGTCCACGAAGATCTCCATGGTCTTCCAGCACTTCGCACTCTTCCCGCACCGAAACGTCCTGGAGAACGCCGGCTACGGCCTGGAGGTGCAGGGCGTCCCCCGCGCCGAGCGCGACCGGCGCGCCGCCGAGGCCCTGGCCCTGTGCGGGCTGGAGGGCTGGGAGAAGTCCTGGCCCGACGAGCTCTCCGGCGGCATGCAGCAGCGGGTCGGCCTCGCCCGGGCCCTGGCCACCGACGCGGACCTCCTGCTGATGGACGAGTCCTTCAGCGCCCTGGACCCGCTGATCCGCCGTGACATGCAGGACCAGCTGCTGGAGCTCCAGCAGCGCTTCAAGAAGACCATCGTCTTCATCACCCACGACCTCAACGAGGCCATGCGCATCGGCGACGGCATCGCCGTCATGCGCGACGGCCGCATCGTCCAGCAGGGCACCGCAGAGGACATCCTCATCCGCCCCGCCGACGACTACGTCGCCTCCTTCATCCAGGACGTCGACCGTTCGAGGGTGCTCACGGCCGACGCCGTCATGGACGAGCCCGACGCGGACGCGGACGCCTGCGGCTGCCCGACCGTCCATGGCGACACCCCGCTCGCCGACCTCTGCGCGGTCAGTGCCCGGGTCCCGCACGCGGTCGCCGTCACCGACGCGGAAGGCGCCGTCGTCGGCTCCGTGCCGCAGGACCGGCTCATCGCCTTCCTCGGCGACGAACAACGGCCCCCGATGGCCTGCGCGGAGGTGGCCGCCTGA
- a CDS encoding FAD-binding oxidoreductase, with translation MSLHRRQVLGSAAAAVLATVGAAARGPDYDALARGIDGRVVLPGERDYAEARRLFQPRYDAVAPAAVAYPAHAADVAVCLDFARRSGAAVVPRGGGHGYAGWSTRAGALVVDTGAMAGVTVEGDGVRIGAGARLGDVHAALAGRGLAVPTGLCPSVGIAGLTLGGGLGLASRAYGTTADRLTGARVVTPDGRVREIAADRDPHLFWALRGGGGGNFGVVTEFRFRPHAAPRDCAFAELHWPGGDSADVLRGWQRWLAALPDPFWSQVEFTVESGSGSGSGTGDGAAAPPAVRVVSLDGRGELERQLTRLSDLVGGPPRDDWTVVRSHADTLRAMSGCLELTAAQCRLPGTLPGRGPQGRLDRHSYAARSDFWAAAGLPDAAIGTVLDAVRRYGSEAGVPRGGLAVVQFDGVCSGALNRVPVADTAFAHRDSSFLAQYLVHWPDSTPAAEVARHEAWLDGLWQDLRPWASGRAYQNYTDPKLTGWREAYYGPNLARLQEVRRAYDPDRLFRFPQAV, from the coding sequence ATGAGCCTCCATCGCCGCCAAGTCCTGGGCAGCGCCGCCGCGGCGGTCCTCGCCACCGTCGGCGCGGCCGCCCGGGGCCCGGACTACGATGCGCTGGCCCGCGGGATCGACGGGCGGGTGGTGCTCCCCGGCGAGCGGGACTACGCCGAAGCCCGCCGGCTGTTCCAGCCCCGCTACGACGCCGTCGCGCCCGCCGCGGTGGCCTACCCCGCGCACGCCGCGGACGTGGCCGTCTGCCTGGACTTCGCCCGCCGCTCCGGCGCGGCCGTCGTCCCGCGCGGCGGCGGGCACGGCTACGCCGGCTGGTCCACCCGCGCCGGCGCCCTGGTCGTCGACACCGGAGCCATGGCGGGAGTGACGGTGGAGGGGGACGGTGTACGGATCGGGGCGGGGGCCCGGCTCGGGGACGTGCACGCCGCCCTCGCCGGGCGGGGGCTGGCCGTCCCGACCGGGCTGTGCCCGTCCGTCGGCATCGCCGGGCTCACCCTCGGCGGCGGTCTGGGGCTTGCCTCGCGGGCGTACGGGACCACCGCGGACCGGCTCACGGGAGCCCGGGTGGTGACGCCCGACGGGCGCGTGCGCGAGATCGCCGCCGACCGGGATCCGCATCTCTTCTGGGCCCTGCGCGGCGGCGGGGGCGGCAACTTCGGCGTGGTCACCGAGTTCCGCTTCCGCCCGCACGCCGCCCCCCGGGACTGCGCCTTCGCCGAACTCCACTGGCCCGGCGGCGACTCCGCGGACGTGCTGCGCGGCTGGCAGCGCTGGTTGGCAGCGCTGCCGGACCCGTTCTGGAGCCAGGTGGAGTTCACCGTCGAATCCGGTTCCGGTTCCGGTTCCGGTACGGGTGACGGGGCCGCGGCGCCGCCGGCGGTCCGCGTGGTGAGCCTCGACGGGCGCGGGGAGCTGGAGCGGCAGCTGACCCGGCTGTCGGACCTGGTCGGCGGACCGCCGCGGGACGACTGGACCGTCGTACGCAGTCACGCGGACACCCTGCGGGCCATGTCGGGCTGCCTGGAGCTGACCGCGGCCCAGTGCCGGCTGCCGGGCACCCTGCCCGGCCGGGGCCCGCAGGGGCGGCTCGACCGGCACTCCTACGCCGCCCGCTCCGACTTCTGGGCGGCCGCCGGGCTGCCCGACGCGGCGATCGGCACGGTCCTGGACGCGGTGCGGCGGTACGGGTCCGAGGCCGGCGTCCCCCGGGGCGGGCTCGCGGTGGTGCAGTTCGACGGAGTCTGCAGCGGCGCGCTGAACCGGGTCCCGGTCGCCGACACCGCCTTCGCGCACCGCGACAGTTCCTTCCTCGCCCAGTACCTCGTCCACTGGCCCGATTCCACGCCGGCCGCCGAAGTGGCCCGGCACGAGGCCTGGCTCGACGGGCTCTGGCAGGACCTGCGGCCCTGGGCGAGCGGCCGCGCCTACCAGAACTACACCGACCCGAAACTCACCGGCTGGCGCGAGGCCTACTACGGCCCGAACCTCGCCCGCCTGCAGGAGGTCCGGCGTGCCTACGACCCGGACCGGCTCTTCCGTTTCCCCCAGGCCGTTTAG
- a CDS encoding AEC family transporter, whose protein sequence is MGGAAALEKLVPVLLAFGGGVVLARRKIVPAEASKVFSDYAFLFAVPCYLFGNIYASDLAALFNWRAIGGYAGSAALAVVAVAVAAVVHGIREPRVVALRVMAGVQVNTAYFAVPVFITVFGTAAPIFPILLFQVCVLSLVVIALMELGRAGPASGGPARRLARAVGASLTTPVVLACNAGILLNLLSVKVPGVVLDGAAFVGDSASPVALFALGLHLGGLGLDLRGTTREELALIGFKCLAFPLLTWAVCGMLFGVRGEWLAYLVLIAAMPTPQNLFIFAQRYDVGVDLSASLVIKSSLVSLLLLPLWLQTIAV, encoded by the coding sequence ATGGGTGGGGCAGCCGCGCTGGAGAAGCTGGTGCCGGTACTGCTGGCCTTCGGCGGCGGGGTGGTGCTCGCGCGCCGCAAGATCGTCCCGGCGGAGGCCTCCAAGGTCTTCTCCGACTACGCCTTCCTCTTCGCCGTCCCCTGCTACCTCTTCGGCAACATCTACGCCAGCGACCTCGCGGCCCTCTTCAACTGGCGGGCGATCGGCGGCTACGCCGGGTCGGCGGCCCTCGCGGTCGTGGCGGTCGCCGTGGCGGCGGTCGTCCACGGCATCCGGGAGCCCCGCGTCGTTGCGCTGCGCGTGATGGCCGGGGTCCAGGTCAACACGGCCTACTTCGCCGTCCCCGTCTTCATCACCGTGTTCGGGACGGCGGCGCCGATCTTCCCGATCCTGCTGTTCCAGGTCTGCGTGCTGTCCCTGGTCGTCATCGCCCTGATGGAACTGGGCCGAGCGGGGCCCGCCTCGGGCGGTCCGGCCCGGCGCCTCGCCCGCGCCGTCGGTGCCTCGCTCACCACCCCGGTGGTCCTCGCCTGCAACGCGGGGATCCTGCTCAACCTGCTCTCGGTGAAGGTGCCGGGCGTGGTCCTGGACGGCGCCGCCTTCGTCGGCGACAGCGCCTCGCCCGTCGCCCTGTTCGCCCTCGGTCTCCACCTCGGCGGCCTCGGCCTGGACCTGCGGGGCACCACGCGCGAGGAGTTGGCCCTCATAGGCTTCAAGTGCCTGGCGTTCCCGCTGCTGACCTGGGCGGTGTGCGGGATGCTCTTCGGCGTCCGGGGCGAGTGGCTGGCGTACCTCGTCCTGATCGCGGCGATGCCCACCCCGCAGAACCTGTTCATCTTCGCCCAGCGCTACGACGTGGGCGTCGACCTCTCCGCTTCGCTGGTGATCAAGAGTTCGCTCGTGTCGCTCCTCCTGCTGCCCCTGTGGCTGCAGACTATTGCGGTATGA